The Bacteriovorax sp. Seq25_V genome includes a region encoding these proteins:
- a CDS encoding DUF1456 family protein, which produces MTNNDILKKIRVALSLKDTDIIDILKLSDFEMTKTELSALFRKEDHPNYKECGDQVLRKFLNGLITKMRGPRPERPEKNSTGPSPFPKPSR; this is translated from the coding sequence GTGACAAATAATGATATTCTAAAGAAAATTCGTGTAGCTCTTTCTCTCAAAGATACTGATATTATTGATATCCTCAAACTATCAGATTTTGAAATGACAAAGACCGAACTATCGGCCCTATTTCGTAAAGAAGACCATCCAAATTATAAAGAATGTGGAGATCAGGTTCTAAGAAAGTTTCTTAATGGCCTTATCACTAAGATGAGAGGACCAAGGCCAGAAAGACCAGAGAAAAATTCAACTGGCCCGAGCCCATTTCCTAAACCTTCGAGATAA